The Thermanaerothrix sp. genomic sequence TCTTCAGGGTTAAATTGAATCCCGTGAAGCTCGTCTATGAGGCTCAGATCCACCACCAGCTTGGGCTGGACGGCGTGCTTCTTCATCCAAACCAGAAGGTCCGTGCCGCCGTTCTTGGCCCAAGCCCCCTCCTTCTGGAGAAGCTTCATGGCCTCCGCCAAGGTGGCGGGCCGCTCTAGCTCAAAGGACAGCATAAGGTCACACCCCCATCTTCAAAAAAAGGGGCGCCCCAAACAAAGGAACGCCCCATAAGATCTTTATTCCTCGGCGAAAGCCACGATGCGGCTTATGCAGGACTCGCCGCCCTCAAAGCGCCAGGGGAAGCAGCCGATGGTGACCCGCTTGCCGGAGAGAAGGTCGATGTCACCGCCAAGGCACTCGGCGTGGATTATGTTGTGGGGGAACAGGTCGATGTGCATGAGCTGGTAGTCCTCGGGAGGGAAGAAGTCGTCCAAGCCCTTGCCGTACTTCTCCTTGAGGTGCTTGTCCGCCATCTTGGCGTGATAGGGCATCCACTCCCGGATCTTGGTGTTCATGGGGTGGTCGGCGGAACCGCAGTCCACGCCTATCCACTTTATCTTCCTCTTCTTGCACCACTGGGCGAACTCGGAGGTGGGGCCGGGGTGCATCACCATGTACCTCACCTCGTCCGCCTCGGGCTGGTCCCAACCGTAGCGGTGGTAGCCGGTGTTGATGATGAGGATGTCCCCGTCGTGAACCTCCGCCCGCTCCTCGATGTCCTTGCTGGTGTAGATGCCGTAGTCCTCCGCGATGTCCCTTATGTCCACCACCACACCGGGGCCCACCAGGTAATCCTTCAGCTCGAGGCTGGCTATGTCGCAGCCGTGGGTGCAGAA encodes the following:
- a CDS encoding cyclase family protein, whose amino-acid sequence is MSANWELKNWGNIKVYDLTIPISHLTPAWPTYEPLQIKFFKRLAPNGANGQLLTHSNHVGTHLDGPLHFCTHGCDIASLELKDYLVGPGVVVDIRDIAEDYGIYTSKDIEERAEVHDGDILIINTGYHRYGWDQPEADEVRYMVMHPGPTSEFAQWCKKRKIKWIGVDCGSADHPMNTKIREWMPYHAKMADKHLKEKYGKGLDDFFPPEDYQLMHIDLFPHNIIHAECLGGDIDLLSGKRVTIGCFPWRFEGGESCISRIVAFAEE